In Acipenser ruthenus chromosome 25, fAciRut3.2 maternal haplotype, whole genome shotgun sequence, the sequence taaaacCACAGTATGTATTAATAACAACCACAAATAAATATACTACATAAAATAATGCAATAGCAACCACTGGTTAAGAAGGAGTCGTTTCCATGCAGACAGCCTTGGGCTTGTGTTTACTAATGCTGTTGCTCGATTTGATATAATTCATGCAACActttgaaataaaaagtaaaaatctaTTAAATAATCAACAATAATATCAACGTTGACAGTTCCTTCtctgtgctgttttaaagcaCGGATGTTATGAGCTCAGCGGTAACTGGTTTGGCAAATGTATAAAATTATAGTTGAAGACGGCAAAGGGTGTTTTTGGTATTGAATTTACTTAATGGATGGCCAGTAATATGAAATGAGCTGTGTTGGAACTAAATCATGGCATCATTTGTAACCTCCAATTCAATTGTGATCCAAGGTCACCCATGGCTGTAAATATAACTATATTCTATAATTATAATAGGTGTATAATTGCATGGTTGAAGGTATTTCTAGCACAATTTGTGCAGTTTTTGTGCAATAAATGAACATATGTCCATGCTGTATAATAAGTAGAAATTGTAATAACAAAGGACATACAGAAATGCGTTGCTGCAGTGGAAGCAGCTGTCTGTGCGCTGGGGAGTGAAAGGCTGGAAGTCTGCATTTCAGAAGTGCTGTAATCAGCACTTTGTCAAACAGGAAATCCATGACCAGAGGGTGGGAGGAGGGGTTGGAAGGGTGGGAGAGGCGAAGCGACACAGGGAAGGTGGTTTCCAGAGGTTGTCTTTTGCACTTAAACCACATGGTAATTAAATCCCGGCCCACTGTAATAATCTGACCACAGTAGTAAAGTCAGAAACCGTGTGCAAGAGTGAGCGAGCAGCCCCCTTCCCCCATTCTGATAGGAGCTTCTGTTAGCTAAAACCAGAGAGCTGTGTGCAATTTGCAAACCTTGCATATGTATTGCAGTGTAAATTAAGGGTATATATGTAACAGTTTACATTATTTTCATGATCTAAAGGGGTGCAGTTGCTTGTATATACTGCATTCATGTTGCTTCTGTTTCAACCagatgtgattttatttattgacCCTTTAACGTAACTGGAGGCATCCGAATTTTAAGTTTCCGTTATAGGGCGTCTCCTTCATCGGTTGTTCACTGCTAGTATCATATCAGCGATGTTCATGACTGCACTGTACAGTAAAAGAACAGTTTTAAAGTGAACCATGTACTGTGCAAGGTTCAACCACAATAGCCTAGCAAGGTTAATATATTTGaattatagtacagtatatttttGATGAATCCCAAATTTAGATAGCCAAAGGTCAATGCTGttagttttaaatgaaaaaataacaatggATACatgtataagaaaaaaagaaattgcaacaTAGTTATTTTCAATAACGGTATTTTGCATTGGGTATAATATTATTCATAAAGCCGAGATTACAATACATTTGACTGGCTTTTAgcttaataaaatactattaaAGATACAAAAATAGTGAGAAGGATctcttaatgtttttttcttctgtcgTTTCAGGTCTGTATATTCATCTTGACAGCGAACCCTAAGGATGAAAaggccaaattaaaaaaataacacagaagACTGGATTACAACGACCTGTTACCTTGGTTTGTGTATCAAATATCCGTGTGAAAAAAGGATAAAAAGGGGAACAAAATAAAGGACAAAGATACAATTCAGAAAAAAGACTTCTCATTAGTGCAACAAGAAaacctattgtaaaaaaaaaaaaaaaaaaagtgcccaaACGCACTACCACGCAAATGTGGTCGTCTGGGAAGACTGTCCAGTAAAAGCAGCCATGGCTGACGTTACAAGCTATAAGGATACTACGAGCCGCCATCTGCGGCACAAACTGCAGAGCCTCGGTCGCCGTCTGGATGAGCTTGAGGAAGCTACCAAGAACCTGCAGAAAGCCGAAGATGAACTTCTGGACCTCCAGGACAAGGTCATCCAGGTGGAAGGCAGCAACTCCAGTCTGCTCAACGATGTGGACGCTATGCGTAAACGTGTCCTGAAAATAGAGGGCAAGGATGAGGAAGTCAGGAAGGCAGAGGAACTCTGCAGGCTCTTCAATGAGAAGATGGAGGCAGAGGAAAATATGACTAAAGAGCTGAAGACCGAAACCGAAAGGCTTCAGAGAAGGATGGCCGAAATGGAGAAGCTGGAAGAAGCCTTCACCAAGAGTAAGTCAGATTGCACCCAGCTCTGTCTGAGCTTGAATGAGGAGAAGAACCTGACCAAGAAGCTTGCCTCTGAGCTGGAGACGTTTAAAGCACGGCTGAAAGAGATTGAGTCTTCCGAGAGCAGGCTGGACAAGGCCGAGCAGAGCTTGATGGGCGAGCTGGAAAAGCTAAAGTCGTTTGCATTGAGTTTCGTCAATGAGAGGAAGAGCTTTCTGGAGAAGCAGAAGCAGGACGAGCAGCTGATACAGGAGCTGACCCAGAAACTGGAACAAAACAATAGGATCAACGTGGCAGACCAAAGCAGGAATGCATCCAATCTCCTCCATCACTCCTCAGAGATTGGGGATCTCCGGATAGAAGATGATCTTTCCCCGGGCTTGACAACCAAGGTTGGTATGAGGAAGAAGAGTCTTGACTACTTGAAGCTGTCGGATGACGTGGGTCTGCGAAACAAATCTGAGAACATAAAGAACAGTAGTGAGGGCCAGGAGGACAACAAGGTGAAGGATCTCAACCAGGAGATTGAAAGACTCAAAAACCGCCTGAAGCAGCTCGAATTGGTTGAGGAGGAACTCAAAAACACAGAGGCCAAGAACAGAGAGCTTCAGGAGAAATTCCAGATGGAGAAAAACCACAGCAAAGCCCTGAGCGATCAGATGGAACAGTTGAAGGTGCTGCTTAGCGGTGCTAAAATCCTTGAGAATGGCAAAGCAGAGAATGAGGAAATTAATGTCCGGGGAGGCTTCCGGCAGGAAAAGCCCAAGTACAGGAGCGGGGCAACAGATCAGTCGGTCTCCAAGTACAAAACCCGAGAACTCTCTCCTCAGCAGAGAAGGGAAAGGATAAGGAACAGAGACTACAGTCAACCAGAGGAGAGCTCTCCTAAATCTGTCCGCAGGGCTCTTAGTCCTAGTTTGAAGAGCAGAAGGGCTGGGAAAGCTGGCACAACAGCATCGATTGAGGCCGGGGTCAAGGAAAGGGGAAGGGGAGTGGAAGAAAAAGCTGTGACTTCCAGCTACATGTCCACAAGCACATCCCAGAATGAGGTGAAGAAAACAAAGGAGCTGCCTTCAGTTCTCAGTCGCTACCCTCCGGCTGCTAATGTCCAGAGTGTCCAAAAGCCTTGGAAAGCATCTTCTAAAACCAATGAGAGTGATGGCAAAAACCGGGCAGAGAGGTTGTACTCTGGAAGCGACCTTGAATCCGTTAAAACTGAtacacttttggagaagccaaATAAATCTGCCAGTGCACTACTCTCTGAAAAGCAGAATACAAAGGCATGTTCTCTGGATCAGCCAGTGGAGAGACTGGCGTCAACCCCTGTTTCCAAGTCCAACGGGTCAGTCCTGTCTTACCGTTCTCATTCAGCTGCTTTACTACTGCAGGATAATAGGTCTGAGAGCCCATCTTCGGCCTCTGAGACTGAATCCACAGGATCCAGGCGCTTGTCCTCCCTGGGTGAGTTCGATCCAGCCCCTGAGGTGACTGCGTTAAGTGGTAGGTCGTCTGTGTCCTCGAAGTATACTCGCTATGCCAGACTGCAGGATTCTGTTTCAGAAGGATCATCCACTCGAAGTTCCTTTGAGGAAGAAACAGCCAGAGCCACGGCCACTGAAGGCATGTCTTCGGAAGCAACACACACCCCGACAGGGATTGAGATCCGTAGAGTGTGTAGCCCAAGGGAGTCGCTGAGATCCAAAGCAGTCATCAAGCCAGCCATTGTGGAGATTGACTGTAAGGAGGTTATGAGTGGTACTGGGGTGGAGCCATTGATTCCAGAAAACAAATCCAGAACCTCCACCAAATCAGTGAGCAAGATGTCTAGTAGCATTACCATATACCCCTCCGAGCCAACATTTACTCGGTCCAGCTGCAGCAGTAGCAATAGCAGCGATCCACCGAAGGAAAGGCATACCTCTACCAGCAATATAGTGATAACTCCAAGGGAGTCCCCGAATACTGTATCCATACCCTACGAGATCTCTATCCCCAAGAGTGAATTCACTCTAAAATCCTCAGAGGAGGCCGAGGATGAACTTCCAGCAGAGGACAAGATAGAAGCTCAGGTCTCCAGGAGCTCGTTCACCATCAAGGCCCTGGAACCGATGGAGAATAACAATAATGAGACGTCCTTTGAgagcggcagcagcagcggcagcagcggcagcagcagcagcagctggagGAGCCACCAGTCTACCAGGGAGGAGAACACTCCAGATGTGAAGAACGTGACTGTGAGGAGCACCTGGAGGACCAAGCAAGGGGCATTCTCCGCTGATGAGGGCAAGGGACCCAAGAGTGATGCCGGCGACGAGGACTCTGACTCCTCCAGTACGTGGAGGGCTTATCGGGCCACCACCGTCCTGGACGGGGAGGAGACCAGCCACACCTCTAAGCCCAGCCCTGCTGAGCTGTACATGCGGAGGATAAACAGCACTGTGGGTCCCTGGGAACCACCAGAACCGGTGAGAAGGAGCAAAACCGAGAGCCTCCTGAGGAAGAGCTACACCCAAGCCCATGAGCCAATAACCGCGCAGGAGCTGTCCTATAGGAACCGCCCAAAGTCACCGGTAAGTCAATGGCATCACCTTTGAATGAAACCCAGTTATATCCAACAGCCACAGTTCATTGTTCATTTGAATTCTGCTTTTCAGTGCAACTTGCTTTTTCACTATGGTTGCATACTTTAAACAATATTGTTGTATTTTAGGTGGAATAGATATGGTGATGCAAGATGACAAGGACTTTCCCAATTATTTACTGGAAGTCTAGATGCTGCTCCAGAAGATTTTATAAGCATCAGAATGTATTTCGTAATAAATCATGAGTCTTATGATAGAAGATAAGCTTAGCAGTCCTGTCTCATGAGAAGACACTTGCACAAAGTCTTATATTTGGGTCACatctattgatttatttttatttcctgtcCTGGTACAAGGAAGTGTGTCGCTTCAAAATATGAAAACgttaacagcctccctctgcacTGTTCTCTACTTCCTCGTGACAGTGTGACCTAAATAAGGGAATTCTTTACACAAACTACAGTGATTGTAGTAGAAATGGTGCGAAGGAAAGGTAGGACTATGTAGTCGGTACACACACTAGCCTACCCCCTTTTTATATACACTGCTCAATATACATTTCCAGTAGAATCCTAGAGAACAGCACCATCTCGGGTAACACTGCTTCTCCTCACAGGGATGATAGCCTTTTCTGTGCAGATCTGTCGCCAGTTCTTTTCTACCGCGTTTCTCAGCTAGGCAAGGCCCCAGGAACACACATCCAGAGTGTTTTGTCTGGCTGCTGTTGACATTCTCTAAAGGCTGGGAGGTTCAGCAAGAGGATGCGTCTCGACTTGCAGCCCACTTGGTGCGTTACCGCCACTCTCCTCTGAATCGGGTATTGCTCGCTGGCTTGTCAGCATTAACACAAGCTTGTATTTTACAGAGTGCAGTAAGGGAAAGCACAAATCAGACTAAGGTAATAGCTACAATAAGGAAACACAGTGCTTTTTGTGTGTCTTGTATATGTTGTTCTATGCCGGTGTTCAAGGAGGGAAGTCTAGTTGTAACCCTATATAGAATGTCAGTAAATTTAATACAGTTGTCAGGAAGTCACATTCCGCACACAACGTAAATTTTTTTACGGTAATAATTCCTTACTGACAGACCGAGGTCTCATTTCCATTGAGTTCCCAGGGAAAAATACACATTGCCATAGTTCGAAACAACatacagcagaaaaaaacaacaacaaatacatttcagtgaTACTGTaagataaatatataataaactaaATACAAGGCAgctgtgctgtaatgataagaCATGACCTTATTTAACTTAGAAAGCTCAAACAATTTTCTTTAAGTATACTTTTgttattaaacatttttactgTTAAATTAGATTTCTATTCCTGTTAAATGCTTAGCTTGAGTTGCTTAACCTAAAGGGAATGTGGAAAGACTTATGCTTGTTATGTTGTGTCCTGACTCGTCCAACCTTTTAATGGCTACCAACAGCAGTTTTCTAAGGGAAAACTGTTACTAGGGGGAAAAAAGCTCAATTCAACAGTAGATGCGTATGTTCAACAACTAATATCCATGGCCTACTTCAAAATTCAAAGCAGGCATTTATATAGGTCACAAACAGAGATTTGGGATGTCTGTCAAAACTGGGATTTAATGAGACAACACATTAGCTACTATTGTAGGTAAAACCTGAAATAGCCCAGTTACTTTACAGTAACTATCACAGTCTAAACTGGTATGTAGTTGTTGCATATCTTAGAGAGCACTGTAAGGTTCTGTATTTTTACTAGTGCTGAATCTCAGACAAAGTGCTCAGGGTGGAAATTCATGAACGAAGTTCCTGCTCAAGCAAGCACACACCACCAAAGTAAAATAAGAGTTTACTTTTAACTGCAGTAGAAATTCCATCTTTTATGTAAAATTAAAACCGTTTTTACACAGGTTTCACTTTCACATTTATAATTGAAACAAGTCCTCTTTTTAAATTGCTCAACTACTGGATTTCACTAGGCTATATAAAGTAAGCTCACGTTTTGCAGCAATAGCGAAAGACTTTGCTGGGAACAGCAGTTTTTACAAAGCTGATTCCAAGAAATCAGcgtaagcaaaacaaaaaaaaaaaatgcaaaaaagaatCTGCAATGCGCTAGCCTACCCAGTAATTGCTATGATGTACAACGGAAGTCATACTtaagcatgttttatttaaaatgttgttaatcTGTCTCTAACTGGTAGCTGCTAATTGTACAATTTAGTAGCAGTCACCtattctagtttttttttaataccatgaCCCTGCACTACAGGCAGTACTGTATTTTCAGGTACTTTGCTCGATATTAATTAATTACTCATGCAGTATTACAAATGAAATCATGCTAAATCAACTGAAGTTTTCAGGAGAGTCATACAGCATTTGAAAAAAGCcgcccccctaccccccccccccccccccccctttgttttttttttttttttttttttttttttaaaaggtacagCGTGCATTTGTGGGTTACCTCTGTAACTCTATGCAaccatttcaatgtttttttcagtATAAGATGCTAGGACTTTTGGTTATCTTTCTATGTAGTTGCTTGGTGTGTATACATTTGGTAAGTAACAAGTAACATTGATACCAGTCACGACATGGCTTGTTTTTGTGTCGTATACGACCTGTGTAACTTCAGGTCTGCAGCCTGGGGGGGATCCTGGGGTTTGAGGCTCCTGCGTGAAACCTAGGAGTCAGCATTCCACATAGCACTGTGGAGACGGTAAGCATGCAGCCTCAAACACACACTTTCGACACAGACACACTTACAGTCATATAACTATTACTGTACCTTCTGATTTATTGTATGAATAACAAGGTCCAACTGTATTAacacacctttttattttgtctgtTGTCATACAAAGAGGCAAAAGATTAATTCTGTTTTAGGTGGTTGAGGTACGTGACCAATTGTGACTAACTGTTGACTTTGCTGTTGATAAGGTGTCGAAAATGTTTTCTTCAAGATATTGATGTCAACCATAACGATATTGAGGATTCAGCACAGCAGAAACAAAATATGATACAGGGTTTGTTTGAGGCATACAGCAGGCGAGGGCGGCACTTTGATTGGATGAAGGATCCTCAGCAGCCTATAATTTAATATTTATCATACTAAAGATTCATAACTGTAGCAAAGCAGTGATGTCACCGTTTTATGTGTATTCCTGAGCGCTGGCGCAGGATCAACAGCAACACAGCCAATCGCTTTCTGTTGGTGCCCAAGGGGGTAAAGGACATGACCCCAAGGGATGCATGAGGAGTCCGTGGTTCAGCTGGGATTTGTCAGGATCTCTTGGCACTCTGCCctccactctaaccactagaccacaagGCCTGCCAAGCCTGCAGTTACATGTACTTTAGTGGCTGTGATTTAGATAGAGGAGCCAGGAGAGCCCTGGGTTTGAGTCCCAGTTCAGTCACTCGCCCACTGGTTGACCTCGGGTCAAGTTGTTTGGCCCTCTTGTCTAAGCCTGTGCCTGTAAACAAGGCCTTCTTGTCTAAGCCTGTGCCTGTAAAAGAGGAGACGTGGTCTAGGGCTTTTTCATTGGAAATTTGTGCCCTTTTAGAATTTGATTGTAGTGTCCTCCTAGCTTGTATGATGGAAATTTTAGAATGACTTTCAAATAAGAAGAAATCTGACCCATACAGGGTTTTCATAATTTGAGATAATAAAACCTTACAGAACCCAGGtaaatatattgatttattttattcatttactaCATTTTCACTCGCTAGGTTCTGTCCCTTGAAATGTAACTCACCCTGCAGTTCATTCAGTTTAACACATAACATTCACACACAGTTCAGTTTCTTACCTACAGACATACAATTTAAGTAAAGTGGATGTTTCCCAGACCAAGTGAATCCATGACATTTTCCCTGCTTGATTACATTTCTTGTATTGGGCAGTATTTGTCTTTAGTATCCAAAAACATAAAGGAAGTCAAGTATCCAAATCATagacattttttctttaaaaagaaaaaaaaagccatattCAGCCAGTTAAGCTGATCATTTCATTGAAAAATGTGCTAATAATCTGCAATGACGTGCTCTCTGTTCACATGCAACAAAATTAGGCCAGAGCTCATTTCTAGTCAAGATAAAGTACCCGTGAGCCACAGACCCACATCATAGCTTAAGTGAAAGCACATGATCTCTACCTTAAGATAAGACCTGTTGCACAACTCTGTTTTGCTGCAGTTTACATGGAAACTCTGCTAAAAATGGGCATTATCCACTAGTAGACTCcagcacttttttattttgttttctatttgttttggTCATATCTTCCCTTGGTAGTCAGCCGGTGGCTTACAAGATCAGCAACAATTATTTAGTTACAAAATTAAACTTGAATTGCAAACAAACTTGTGTTCCTTTTCAACCACTAATCTCCTAATCTTCAGAAAAGACTCTTAAATGGTGAATTTCTAAAGtgaggcagtttaaaaaaaataaataaccactaGGGGTGTGAAAATCTGCCACCACAACAGCCTTCTCTTCAAAGTAGAGGGAATTTAAGATACAAGAAACAAGAGTTTTGCTGCCAGCCTACACACcagcaacaaccaaaaaaaaaacctttccccCTGTTGGAATAGAAGCGTCTCATGTTCATCAGGTGCATTGCTCTGCATGTGGGGACTCTGTGAGGCTCTCCCTCATAGCACAGTATGGACAGCATTCAGGTAGTGAACACCTCACTGGCCTGTGCTGTGTGAAGAATAAAAAGTCCAGCCGGGACTAAGCTTTTTCCTTGCCACTGGGAAGAGTCTGACACAGGCTGTTGGTATTGTGTGTTTGACTCATACTGGGTGTCTGGCCTCTCTTCCTGCAGgaataaacaacaaaatatcCAAAGAACAAGATGCAGTCAGACCAGGGGGGTACGTTTCCAGCTTTCCTGGTTAAAACAGTAATGCTGTTTTTAAAGCCTCTGTGCACTTTTTGCCAGCGATGTAACAGttcacaatatacagtacagcattaGATTTGCTAAGGCGAAGATGGAGGGTTGCTGCACTGCAGATGTGGCATTTGTGTTCTAGGATTAACTTAGAGACACACTGT encodes:
- the LOC117414015 gene encoding leucine zipper protein 1-like isoform X2, which encodes MADVTSYKDTTSRHLRHKLQSLGRRLDELEEATKNLQKAEDELLDLQDKVIQVEGSNSSLLNDVDAMRKRVLKIEGKDEEVRKAEELCRLFNEKMEAEENMTKELKTETERLQRRMAEMEKLEEAFTKSKSDCTQLCLSLNEEKNLTKKLASELETFKARLKEIESSESRLDKAEQSLMGELEKLKSFALSFVNERKSFLEKQKQDEQLIQELTQKLEQNNRINVADQSRNASNLLHHSSEIGDLRIEDDLSPGLTTKVGMRKKSLDYLKLSDDVGLRNKSENIKNSSEGQEDNKVKDLNQEIERLKNRLKQLELVEEELKNTEAKNRELQEKFQMEKNHSKALSDQMEQLKVLLSGAKILENGKAENEEINVRGGFRQEKPKYRSGATDQSVSKYKTRELSPQQRRERIRNRDYSQPEESSPKSVRRALSPSLKSRRAGKAGTTASIEAGVKERGRGVEEKAVTSSYMSTSTSQNEVKKTKELPSVLSRYPPAANVQSVQKPWKASSKTNESDGKNRAERLYSGSDLESVKTDTLLEKPNKSASALLSEKQNTKACSLDQPVERLASTPVSKSNGSVLSYRSHSAALLLQDNRSESPSSASETESTGSRRLSSLGEFDPAPEVTALSGRSSVSSKYTRYARLQDSVSEGSSTRSSFEEETARATATEGMSSEATHTPTGIEIRRVCSPRESLRSKAVIKPAIVEIDCKEVMSGTGVEPLIPENKSRTSTKSVSKMSSSITIYPSEPTFTRSSCSSSNSSDPPKERHTSTSNIVITPRESPNTVSIPYEISIPKSEFTLKSSEEAEDELPAEDKIEAQVSRSSFTIKALEPMENNNNETSFESGSSSGSSGSSSSSWRSHQSTREENTPDVKNVTVRSTWRTKQGAFSADEGKGPKSDAGDEDSDSSSTWRAYRATTVLDGEETSHTSKPSPAELYMRRINSTVGPWEPPEPVRRSKTESLLRKSYTQAHEPITAQELSYRNRPKSPVE
- the LOC117414015 gene encoding leucine zipper protein 1-like isoform X1; translation: MADVTSYKDTTSRHLRHKLQSLGRRLDELEEATKNLQKAEDELLDLQDKVIQVEGSNSSLLNDVDAMRKRVLKIEGKDEEVRKAEELCRLFNEKMEAEENMTKELKTETERLQRRMAEMEKLEEAFTKSKSDCTQLCLSLNEEKNLTKKLASELETFKARLKEIESSESRLDKAEQSLMGELEKLKSFALSFVNERKSFLEKQKQDEQLIQELTQKLEQNNRINVADQSRNASNLLHHSSEIGDLRIEDDLSPGLTTKVGMRKKSLDYLKLSDDVGLRNKSENIKNSSEGQEDNKVKDLNQEIERLKNRLKQLELVEEELKNTEAKNRELQEKFQMEKNHSKALSDQMEQLKVLLSGAKILENGKAENEEINVRGGFRQEKPKYRSGATDQSVSKYKTRELSPQQRRERIRNRDYSQPEESSPKSVRRALSPSLKSRRAGKAGTTASIEAGVKERGRGVEEKAVTSSYMSTSTSQNEVKKTKELPSVLSRYPPAANVQSVQKPWKASSKTNESDGKNRAERLYSGSDLESVKTDTLLEKPNKSASALLSEKQNTKACSLDQPVERLASTPVSKSNGSVLSYRSHSAALLLQDNRSESPSSASETESTGSRRLSSLGEFDPAPEVTALSGRSSVSSKYTRYARLQDSVSEGSSTRSSFEEETARATATEGMSSEATHTPTGIEIRRVCSPRESLRSKAVIKPAIVEIDCKEVMSGTGVEPLIPENKSRTSTKSVSKMSSSITIYPSEPTFTRSSCSSSNSSDPPKERHTSTSNIVITPRESPNTVSIPYEISIPKSEFTLKSSEEAEDELPAEDKIEAQVSRSSFTIKALEPMENNNNETSFESGSSSGSSGSSSSSWRSHQSTREENTPDVKNVTVRSTWRTKQGAFSADEGKGPKSDAGDEDSDSSSTWRAYRATTVLDGEETSHTSKPSPAELYMRRINSTVGPWEPPEPVRRSKTESLLRKSYTQAHEPITAQELSYRNRPKSPAREDSTDLLATSRRRQSPSDLGSVSKRQFSNHELCPSQGGISSRPLSSRSEGRGSTGRTWNHRQADN